One window of Oscillatoria salina IIICB1 genomic DNA carries:
- the pflB gene encoding formate C-acetyltransferase: MLEQWQDFTHGKWTQEINVREFIQKNYTPYTGDESFLADVTERTKTLWDKVKFLMKQEREKGVLDAETEVPTSITAHDPGYIAQDLEQIVGLQTEKPLKRAIMPFGGIRVVKQSLEAYGYELDPTTEEIFTKYRKTHNDGVFSAYTSQMREARRSGIITGLPDAYGRGRIIGDYRRVALYGIERLIADKRSQLESLEVDVIDEPIIRLREEIFEQIKALKELQEMAAGYGCDISKPAANAKEAVQWTYFGYLGAVKEQNGAAMSLGRVSTFLDIYINRDLNNDTLSEAEAQELIDHFVMKLRMVRFLRTPEYNQLFSGDPTWVTECIGGIGLDGRPLVTKSSFRFLHTLSNLGPAPEPNLTVLWSEKLPENFKHYCAKVSQDTSSIQYENDELMRASYGDDYGIACCVSAMRLGKQMQFFGARANLAKALLYAINGGKDEKTAQQVAPQFAPITGEYLDYEEVVAKFDQIMDWLAKLYVNTLNVIHYMHDKYCYERLQMALHDRDVYRTMACGIAGLSVVADALSAIKYGKVKVVRNEAGLAVDYEIEGDYPKFGNNDDRADEIAANLVADFMNKLRKQKTYRDATPTQSILTITSNVVYGKKTGNTPDGRKAGEPFAPGANPMHGRDTKGAIAALESVAKLPYESAQDGISYTFSIVPEALGKTETDKNKNLAGMLDGYFCDRGHHININVLNRETLLDAMDRPEKYPQLTIRVSGYAVNFIKLTREQQLDVINRTFHDRF; encoded by the coding sequence ATGTTAGAACAATGGCAAGACTTTACCCACGGCAAGTGGACGCAGGAAATAAACGTTCGGGAGTTTATACAAAAGAATTACACCCCCTACACAGGTGATGAGTCCTTTTTAGCAGATGTGACAGAGCGTACCAAAACCCTCTGGGATAAAGTAAAATTCCTGATGAAGCAGGAACGGGAAAAAGGGGTACTCGACGCAGAGACAGAAGTTCCCACCAGCATTACAGCCCACGATCCCGGTTACATTGCCCAAGATTTAGAGCAAATAGTCGGCTTACAGACAGAGAAACCGCTAAAACGAGCAATTATGCCCTTTGGTGGGATCAGAGTCGTGAAACAATCCTTAGAAGCTTACGGTTACGAACTCGATCCGACTACCGAAGAAATATTTACCAAATACCGCAAAACGCACAATGACGGTGTATTTTCGGCTTACACGAGCCAAATGCGGGAAGCACGACGTTCTGGTATTATTACAGGACTACCCGATGCTTACGGTCGCGGACGGATTATCGGTGACTATCGAAGAGTAGCATTGTATGGCATAGAACGATTAATTGCAGACAAGCGATCGCAACTCGAATCTCTGGAAGTAGACGTAATTGACGAACCCATAATTCGCCTACGCGAGGAAATTTTCGAGCAAATCAAAGCCTTAAAAGAATTGCAAGAAATGGCGGCTGGTTACGGCTGCGACATCTCGAAACCTGCGGCTAACGCCAAAGAAGCAGTACAGTGGACATATTTTGGCTATCTCGGTGCTGTGAAAGAACAAAATGGCGCAGCGATGTCCTTGGGACGAGTTTCCACTTTCCTCGATATTTATATCAATCGCGACTTAAATAACGATACTCTCAGCGAAGCCGAAGCCCAAGAATTAATCGACCATTTCGTCATGAAACTGCGGATGGTACGCTTTTTACGGACACCAGAATACAATCAATTATTCTCCGGCGATCCTACTTGGGTAACAGAATGTATTGGTGGAATCGGATTAGATGGTCGTCCCTTAGTAACTAAATCTAGTTTCCGCTTCTTACACACTTTATCCAACCTCGGTCCGGCACCAGAACCCAACTTAACTGTACTCTGGTCAGAAAAACTTCCCGAAAACTTCAAACACTACTGCGCTAAAGTTTCTCAAGACACCAGTTCGATTCAATACGAAAACGATGAGTTAATGCGGGCTTCCTATGGCGATGACTATGGTATAGCTTGCTGTGTCTCCGCAATGCGCCTAGGTAAGCAAATGCAATTCTTTGGTGCGCGGGCGAACTTAGCCAAAGCTTTATTGTACGCAATTAATGGCGGTAAAGACGAAAAAACCGCTCAACAAGTAGCACCTCAGTTTGCACCTATTACCGGAGAGTATCTTGACTATGAGGAAGTAGTAGCCAAATTCGACCAAATTATGGATTGGTTAGCGAAGCTATACGTCAATACCCTCAACGTCATCCACTATATGCACGATAAATATTGTTACGAACGCTTGCAAATGGCATTGCACGATCGCGACGTTTATCGGACAATGGCTTGCGGTATTGCTGGTTTGTCAGTAGTAGCAGATGCTCTCTCAGCGATTAAATATGGCAAAGTCAAAGTAGTTCGCAACGAAGCAGGTTTAGCCGTAGATTACGAAATAGAAGGCGATTATCCCAAATTTGGCAACAACGACGATCGCGCTGACGAAATCGCCGCTAACCTAGTCGCCGACTTCATGAACAAACTCCGCAAACAAAAAACCTATCGGGATGCGACTCCCACCCAGTCAATTTTGACAATTACCTCCAACGTCGTCTACGGTAAGAAAACCGGAAATACACCCGACGGACGCAAAGCAGGAGAACCCTTCGCCCCCGGTGCAAACCCAATGCACGGACGAGACACCAAAGGCGCGATCGCTGCTTTAGAATCCGTCGCCAAACTTCCTTACGAATCCGCCCAAGACGGTATTTCCTACACCTTCTCCATCGTTCCCGAAGCATTAGGTAAAACCGAAACCGACAAGAACAAAAACCTCGCCGGAATGTTAGACGGTTACTTCTGCGATCGCGGACATCATATCAACATTAACGTCTTAAACCGGGAAACACTCCTAGATGCAATGGATCGTCCAGAAAAATATCCCCAACTAACCATCCGCGTCTCTGGTTACGCCGTTAACTTTATCAAACTAACCCGCGAACAACAACTAGATGTAATCAATCGTACCTTCCACGATCGCTTCTAA